Part of the Sphingobium sp. TKS genome is shown below.
AAGCCTACAGCATCCCGGCCCAGGTCTGGATCCAGGTCAAGGCGGTGGTCTTCACCCTGCTCTTCTCCGGCATCGGCAGCGCGATCCTCTACTTCATCATCGACAAGACCCTGGGTCTGCGTCCGAGCAAGGAAGCCGAAATGGAAGGTCTCGACCTCTCCAGCCACGGCGAACGCGCTTACAACTATTAAGCTTCGGCAGGGCGGGCCGGAAAGAACGGCCCGCCCGCCTCACGATGTTCCTCCTGCGAACATGCCTCGGGACCGGTACGCAAGTATCGGTCCCTTTTTTTTGCCTGTCAGCTTCGGGGGCGGGTCCAGAGCGTGGCCGAACGAAGCGTCGCGGCAGGCCAGCGGTGGGCACGGCCTGGAACCTGGAGACCCGCGCGCAGCACCCAGCCCAGCTTGTCGCTCTTTGGGGTGGTGACACGGTGGTCCCAGGCATGTTCGCCCCGGCGGGCGACTTGGCGGGCGATATCGCCATAAATGCCGGCGGCGGCGAGGACTGCCCAGGCGGAACGGGGGGGCAAGGCTCCGGTGCCGTGGCGGGCGCTTTCCTCATAGGCGGCGGCCATGTCGGCCAGGCGGCGGGCAAGGATCGCCAGGCGCGGGCGGACCCAGGGCTTCATATGCTCACCGGGCGGGATGTCCATTTCGACCAGCCATTCTTCCGGCAGGTAGCAGCGGTCGCCGGCTTCATCCTCGCTGATGTCGCGGGCGATATTGGCGAGCTGAAAGGCCAGACCCAGGTCGCAGGCGCGGTCGAGCGTGGCTTCATCGCCGGGGTCGACGCCCATCAGGATCGCCATCATGCAACCGACTGTGCCCGCAACATGATAGCAATAGCGCAGCATGTCCGCCTCGCTGCGGGGGCGCCATTCGCGGGCGTCGAGGGCAAAGCCTTCGATCAGGTCATGGGCGTAGCGCTCCGGGATCGCGCATTCGCGCATGACGAGGCCGAAGCCGTCGAAGGCTGGATCGCCGGTGGGATCGCCCCGGAGGGCTGTGCTGGTGAGGACGCGGATGGTGGAAAGGCGGGCCTGACCGTCCGCGACCCCGCGCATCGTGCCACCATGGTCCTGGCCGTCGGCTATGTCGTCGCATTTGCGGCACCAGGCGTAGAGCAGCCAGGCCCGCTCCCGGGTCTGGCGGTCGAACAGCTTCGAGGCGAGCGCGAAGGATTTGGAGCCGCGAGCGATGCTCTCGCGGGCTTGAGCAACGAGGGTGGAGCGGTCAGGAAGAGAGGTGAGAGGAGGCATGTTCTGGACATGCCCTCCCCCGACCCTCGCGTCGAGTCACTTGCCTCACCGCGACGCAAGCAGGAGGGGAGGGAAAAAAGTCAGAGACGTCCAGCCTTCATAGCGAAGATCGTCTCATGCGGTTGATAGGCTCCCATCTTGTCCAGCAGCGCTTCGATCGCATCGGCATGGATCAGGATATGGGCATGTTGGGCACGGATGAAACCCGCGCCGACCATATGCTGGTTGAAGGCGATAAGTTGGTCATAGAAGCCCGCGACGTTGAGCAGGCCGACCGGCTTTTGGTGATAACCAAGCTGCGCCCAACTGATCGCTTCCCACAATTCGTCCATCGTGCCGACGCCGCCCGGCAGGGTGACGAAACCATCGGACAGGTCGGTGAAGAGCTGTTTGCGCTGGTGCATGGTCTGGACGACGTGCAGTTCGGTGCAGCCGCGATGGGCGACTTCGGCCCCCACCAGCGCTTCGGGAATAACGCCGATGACTTCGCCACCCGCTTCCAGCGCGGCGTCAGCCACTGCGCCCATCAGGCCGAGGCGGCCGCCGCCATAGACGACGCCGATGCCGCGCCGGGCAAGGACGCGCCCGACATGGCGGGCGGCCTCGACATAGATGGGATCAGCGGGGTTAGCCGAGCCGCAATAGACAGCCAGTCTCTTCATAAATCCTTCGCTTATTGAGCCAGATCTTCCAGCATCAGCGCGGCCGTCGCCTTGGCGCTGCCGACCACGCCGGGGATGCCTGCGCCCGGATGCGTGCCCGCCCCCACCAGATAGAGGTTGGGAATGACGTCGTCGCGATTATGCGCGCGGAACCAGGCGCTTTGGGTGAGCAGCGGCTCCAGGCTGAAGGCGCTGCCGAGATGCGCCGACAGGTCGTGGCGAAAATCAGGCGGCGCATAGTGGAATTGCGTGACGATGCGCGAGCGGATGTCGGGGATCAGGCGGTGCTGGATCTCGTCGAGGATACGTTCAGCATAGACCGGCGCGAACCGTTCCCAGTCGATCGGCAGCTTGCCCAGATGCGGCACTGGCGCAAGCGCGTAGAAGGTCGAATGGCCCTCCGGTGCCATGCTTGGGTCAGTGACGGTCGGGTGGTGCAGATAGAGCGAGAAATCCTGCGGCAGCACGCCATAATCGTAAATGTCGGTCAACAGCCCTTCATAGCGCGGGCCGAACAGGATCATATGGTGCGGGATACCCGGCCAGCTTCCCTTGATGCCGAAATGCAGGACAAACAGGCTGGGCGACCAGCGCTTGCGGGCGAGCTTTTCCGCCTGTTTCTGCCCACGCGGATGGTGGCCGATCAGGTCGCGATAGCTGTGCATCAGGTCGGCATTGGAGGCAACGGCGTCCGCCTCCCCCCGCCAACCCGAAACGGTGCGCACGGCGACGGCGCGGTCGCCATAGGTTTCGATCTGCACCACCGGATCGGCCAGGCGCAGCGTGCCGCCCAAGCGCTCGAAATGCGTCGCCATCCCCTGGACGAGGCGATTGGTGCCTCCTCGAGCGAACCAGACGCCGCCATCCTTCTCCAGCTTGTGGATCAGCGCGTAGATCGAACTGGTCTGCATCGGATTGCCGCCGACCAGCAGCGTGTGGAAGGAGAGCGCCTGACGCAGCTTCTCATTCTTCACATGGGAGGAAACGACCGAATAGACCGATCGCCACGCCTGATGCTTCATCAGCGCGGGTGCGGCCCGGACCATGGAGGCGAAGTCGAGAAAGGCGACCGAACCAAGCTTGCGATAGCCCTCCTCATACACGCCGTCGGCATAGTCGAGGAAGCTTTCATAGCCTGCGATATCTTCGGGATTGAGCTTGGCGATCTGGGCGCGGAGCGCGGTTTCGTCGTTGGAATAGTCGAAATTGGTGCCGTCACGCCAGTTGAGCCGATAGAAAGGCGAGACGGGGACGAGGCTGACATCCTCCGCCATGTCATGGCCGGAAAGGCGCCAAAGCTCGCCCAGGCAATCGGGATCGGTGATGACGGTCGGCCCGGCGTCGAAGACGAAGCCGTCCTTTTCCCACATATAGGCCCGACCGCCCGGCCGGTCCCGCGCTTCGACCAGCGTGGTATCGATTCCGGCGGATTGCAGGCGGATGGCGAGCGCAAGGCCACCAAAGCCCGCGCCGATGACGATCGCTTTCCGGTTCATCGGAGCCTGTGCATCAGGCGGGAGGGTTCAGCAATGCTCGCATGGCGTCCCTTATGGGCACCGGGGGCCGCCCGCACAAGATGCGGATGCGATCCCCGAGCGTGGAGCGCCCCGCATAAAATCGACCGATCAGGGAAGGGCCAAGCCGATAGAAACGCTCGAAGATGCGCCAGCGTTGCCCGGGCCGGGCCGCGCCGAACAGCATGCGGCCGAGCAGCCGGTAATAGCGCCCCTGCCGCCAATGGATGGCGGCCCATTCACGCGTCACATGCGCCAGCAGGCGCCCCTCCATCGGCCATTCGTCCGCCAGGCGCAGCGCGAAGCGCACCGCATCGGGCAGGGAATAGCCGGTCATGGGCTGGAACATGGCCGCCTTCACCCCCAGCCGCGCCACAGGGTCCGCCTCCGGCCAGAAGCGGTCGAAATCGCCGCCATGGACGACCGGCAAGACGCCGTTCTCGCTGTGGATGACCGCCTCGACCTGCCAGCCCTGCGCCTGCGCATAGGCGGCGATCCGGGCATCGAGCGCGGGCCCGTCAACGTCCGGGGTGTCGCTATAATAGGTATCCTCGACGAAGAGGGTTTGCTCATCCCAGGGCAGCAGATAGACGAAGCGATAGCCGTCCAACTGCTCGACGGTGGCGTCCATGATGACCGGGCAGGCAAGGCCGTGCGGGGCATGCAGGCGCAGGGTCTGGCCGACGAACTTCTGCCAGCCGCAGCGCAGGACGGAAAGATCGCCCCCGCCCCTGGCGTCGAGCACCGCCTTGGCGCAGATGATGCTGCCGTCGGACAAGGCGACGGTGGTGGGCGTCAGTTCAGCGGCCTGTGCGCCGGTCAGGACGGCATCGCCAAGAACTTCGCGGACATGGGCGTCGAGCCGTGCCGATGTGATGCTGTTATAAGGCATGGCAAGCCGACGGCTGTGACCAGGGAAGCGAACCTCATAGCCTTCGGGCCAACGATGGGCGATCAGGGGCTCGACAAGCCAGCGATCCCCGGCATCCACATCGCTGTCGAAAAAGGACCAGATATGATTGCCGCCCAGCGTGTCGCCGCTTTCCAGCAGCAGGAGGGAGACATCGGGATGGCGCGCGGCGAAGGCGAGCGCGGTCAGGCTGCCGGCAAGGCCACCGCCCACTATCGCCAGGTCGCAATCGGTCATGGTCGCCATCGCACCCTTGTTAGGGGGTACGCGGGGAAATGCACGGATTGATTTCCGGTAGAATATAGGATAGAGGGGTACCCTATGCATATCATAGCGGATCGGGACAAGCTGCTGGCGCGGGTGCGGCGCATCGCCGGGCAGATCGGCGCCGTCGAACGGCAATTGTCGGGCGATGCGGGCTGTTCGGAAACGCTGCAACTTGTCGCCTCCGTCCGGGGGGCCGTGGGCAGCCTGATGGAAGAACTGATCGAGCAGCATATGCGGGAACATGTCGCCCGCCCAGGCATCAGCGATGAAACGCGACAGGCCGCGGCAGAGGAAATGCTGGCGTTGATCCGGCGTTACGGGAAATGAGCATGCATGACGATCACCGCCATGGCGGCCATCACCATCATGAAGGTCATGACCACGCGCATGACGTCCCGGTGGCCAATATGGAAGATGGCGAGGAAAGCCATTATTTCGACCATATCTACCTGGCCCATGGGCATGACGAAAATGCCCGCAAGACGATGTGGGTGGTGTGGCTGACCGCGGCGACCATGGTGGTCGAAATCGTCTTCGGCTGGCTGACCGGGTCGATGGCCTTGCTGGCCGACGGCTTCCACATGGCGACCCATGCGGGCGCGCTGGCGGTGGCGGCCGCCGCCTATGGCTATGCCCGGCGGCATGCGCGCAATCCGCGCTACACCTTCGGGACCGGCAAGGTCGGGGATTTGTCCGGCTTCGCCTCCGCGCTGATCCTGGCCTTCACCGCTTTGTTCATCGCCGTCGAATCGACCATGCGCTTTTTCGAGCCGGTGAAGGTGGCCTTTGGCGAGGCGACGCTGGTCGCGGTGATCGGCCTGATCATCAACCTGATCAGCGCGTTTCTGCTGGGGCACGATCATAGCCATGACCATGGCCATTCCCACGATCATGATCACAAACCGGGCCATGCCGACAATAATCTTCGCGCCGCCTATGTGCATGTGCTGACCGATGCGCTGACGTCGGTGCTGGCGATCGTGGCCTTGCTGGCCGGACGCTATATGGGCTGGTGGTGGCTCGACCCTGCCGTGGGCCTGCTGGGCGCGGTGGTCATTGCCCGCTGGGCCTGGGGGCTGATGCAGGATACCGCCGCGATCCTGCTCGACACGGCCGAACCGGCGCTGATGGCGCGGATCAAGAGACTGGCCGAGGCGGAAGGGGCGACCATCCACGACCTGCACGTCTGGCGCATCGGGCCGCATGCCCATGCCGCGATCATCAGCCTGGCCCCCGGCGCCGATGTCGCCGCCGTGCGCCGTCAGGTCCACGCCTTGCCGCGCATGGAGCATGTGACGGTGGAGTGCGGATAGGAAGCGCGCCCGACACCCTTACCCCGAAGAGGTAATCCCTAAGGGTTAGGATGCCGAAACTACCGGACACACAGAGAATTTCCTGCGATAGCGGGTTGGGAATGGCTTGACTCGACTCAGGCAGCCATCCAATTTCCCCTACGGAAACAAAGAAAATACCGTCGGAGAGGAGGCCTTATGCCTGTTGCGAAGCCCTTTGCGGGAAGGATTTTCCACGCCCTCCTGATGGAATGTTTGGCCGAACAGCGACGGCCCACCGACGATGAGGTGGACTCGGTCGCTTCCAAGATCTGGCAGGACAGCCATGGATCGATGACCGGGCAGGACTGGCGCGATGTGGCCAAGGGAAGTGATGCGCACCGGCAGATGATCAACGCAGCCCTGATGGCCCTCGGCGCGGCTCCGTCGGCGCGGATGTCGACCCTTTCGAGCGGAAAGCAACGCCGTGAAGAATCCTGTTCGAGAATATTCTCCGTAGCATCTTGAAACGGAAAAAGACTTTCCTATTTCGTTCTTGTCCCGGCTCTCCTCCCCCCTTCCGCCGGGACATCCCTCTTTGTGGCCCCGGCGTCCCCTTGCGCCGGGGCTTTTTTTGGGTGAGCCGGTTTCGCTAGGGCCAATCGACATTCAGATGATGACGTGCCGAAAATGGTGGTTTTTCGTGACCCGGAGCGCAGCGTACTAAAAGTACGTGAGCACCGGAAGCACGGAAAAGCGCCATTTGCAGGCCGTCAGGGCTGAATGTCGATTGGCCCTAAATAAACTGGCCCGCCACCCAGCCGCTTGCCCATGCCCATTGGAAATTATACCCGCCCAGCCAGCCGGTGACGTCGACCGCTTCGCCTATGGCGTAAAGGCCCGGGAGGTGCCGCGCCTCCATCGTCTGCGAAGACAATCCGGCGGTTGAGATGCCCCCGATGGTGACTTCCGCCTTGGCGAAGCCTTCCGTGCCATTGGGGGTGAAGGACCAGGCCGAGAGGCGGCGTTCGGCGTCCTGGAGCTTGCGGTCCGGGATATTGCCGAGATCGCCGGGAAGCGCGAGCCGCTCCGCCAGGGCATCGGCCAGGCGATCGGGCAGGTGACCGCGCAAGGATTGCGTCACCGTGGCGCGGGGTTTGCTCCGCTTCACCTCCGTCAACCAGCCTTGCGGCCGGTCGGGCAGGAAGTCGAGGGTGATGGCTTCCCCATGCCGCCAATAGGAGGAAATCTGCAGAATCGCCGGGCCGGACAGGCCTCGATGGGTGAGCAGCGCGGCTTCGCGGAAGGCGGTCTTCCCATGGCGGGCGATGACTTCGGTCGACACCCCTGAAAGCGAGCGGAAAAGCAGGTCTTCGCCGCCCAGGGTCAAGGGGACGAGCGCCGGTCGGGGTTCGACGACCTTCAACCCAAATTGGCGGGCAAGGTCGTAGGCGAAGGCCGTCGCGCCGATCTTCGGTATGGAAGGGCCGCCGGTGGCGATGACGAGTGCGGGGGCCGTGGCGGTGCTGTCGCCATGGGTGACGCTGTAACGGCCGTCGGCGTGGGTGACGGAGGAAATGGCTTGGTCGAGCCGGATCGCGACGCCGCCCGCTTCGCATTCGGCCAGCAGCATGGCGACGATCTGGCGCGCGCTTTGGTCGCAGAAAAGCTGGCCCAGCGTCTTTTCATGCCAGGCGATGCCATGGCGTTCGACAAGCGTGAGGAAATCCTGCGCGGTGTAACGGCCCAGCGCCGATTTGGCGAAATGAGGATTGGCCGACAGATAGCGGTCGGGCGCGGTGTGGATATTGGTGAAGTTGCAGCGGCCGCCGCCGGAAATCAGGATTTTCTTTCCCGGCTGGTCGGCATGGTCGATGACGAGGACACGCTTGCCCCGCTGGCCCGCCATGGCCGCGCACATGAGGCCGGCGCCGCCAGCGCCCAGGACGATGGCGTCATAGGTTTCCGGTGTTGCGGGCATCAACCGGCGGCGAGCGCGTCCATGATCTGGCGGACCGGCGCGACGTCATAGCCAGCCGACGCGGCCTGTTCGGTGAGGGCGGCGGGGTGATCGCCTGCCTGGGCGCGGGTCAGCGCCCAGAGCAGGGTGCTGCGCGTGCCGGAACGGCAATAGGCCAGCACCTTGCCTTCGCCCGCCTGTTCGAGCGCGGCGGCCATGCCGTCGAGCTGCCAGGGGGCGAAGCCGCCATGGGCGACCGGGACGGCGGCGTAGGCGATTCCGGCGGCCTTGGCGGCGGCTTCGATTTCCGCGCCGTTGGTCTGGCCCGGTTCCTCGTCGTCGGGGCGGTTGTTGACGATCATCGTCACGCCCAGCGCCTTGGCCTCCGCCACCTGATCGACGCTTATCTGCGGGGCAACGTAGAGATTAGGCGTGAGCTGGCGGAACATGGGCGGGACTCCTTCTTCGGACGTGCCATGCTCCTAAGAAGCGAGCGTTTCAAGGGATAAGGCTGTAAAATGCCATGCTCCTATCCCTTGCTTTCCGGTCAAAGATAAGACCGGATCGCGGCGAGAAAAGCGTCGCCATAGGCGTCCAGCTTGCGCTGGCCCACGCCGCTGATGTGGCCCAGTTCGGTGAGCGTGGTGGGCCGCTGCTCCGCCATTTCGCGCAGGGTCGAATCGTGGAAGACGACATAGGGCGGCACGCCCGCTTCCTGCGCCAGTTCGCGACGGCAGGCGCGCAGGGCGTCGAACAGCGGGTCGCCCACGGGGTTCTCGGCACTGCCGTTGCGGGCGTTCTTGCGGCGGCGTTCCTTGCGGGGCGGAAGGACGAGGCTGACCTCTTCCTCGCCGCGCAGGATCGGGCGGGCATTGGGACCGAATTCCAGGCCGCCATGTTCGTTCGTCTGGAGCGCATCGCGAACCAACAGCGCGCGGGAGACGGGACGGAGCAGCGCCGTCTCCTCGCCGTCGACGATGCCATAGACCGAGATCTTGTCATGGCCGCGCTCGCGAATCTTGTCGCTGACGGCACCGGTCAGCACCTGCTCGATATGGCCGACACCGAAGCTCTGGCCGGTGCGATAGACGGCGGACAGGAATTTGCGGGCGGTCTGGGTCGCGTCGATGCTGGGCGGCGGATTGAGGCAATTGTCGCAATTGCCGCAGCCCGGCGGAGGATTCTCGCCAAAATGGCGGAGCAATATGGCGCGGCGGCAGGTGCCGGTTTCGACCAGCCCGCCCAGCGCCGTGATGCGGACGCGCTCGCCCTGCTGGCGGAGAGGGTGGAGTTCCCCAATCCTTTGCCGGGCGCGCGCGAAATCGTCGGCGCCCCAGAAAAGATGCGCTTCGGCGGGTTCGCCGTCGCGGCCTGCGCGGCCGGATTCCTGATAATAGCCTTCGATCGACTTGGGCAGCGCCGCATGGGCGACGAAGCGGACGTCGGGCTTGTCGATACCCATGCCGAAGGCGATGGTCGCGATCATCACCATATCCTCGCTGGCGATGAAGGCGGCCTGATTGGCGGCGCGGAGCTGGGGCTCCAGCCCGGCATGATAGGCGCGGGTCGGGCGGCCCGTCTTGGCGAGAGTCTCGGCCAGTTTCTCGGTCGCGGCACGGGTGGGCGCATAGACGATGCCGGGGCCGGTCCGGCTGGCGATCAGGTCGGAGAGCTGGCGTGGCAAACCGTCGCGGGGGTGGACGGCGTAGCGGATGTTCGGACGGTCGAAGCCCGCGATGATCAGGCCGTCGCGGGGGATTCCCAATTGGACCAGGATATCGTCGCGGGTGTGATGGTCGGCGGTGGCGGTGAGCGCAAGGCGCGGGACATCCGGAAATTCATCCAGCAACGGACGCAGCAGGCGATAGTCTGGGCGGAAATCATGGCCCCATTCGGAGACGCAATGGGCCTCGTCTATGGCGAAGAGAGCGATTTTGGCGCTGCGCAGGAGGTTGCGAAACCCCTCCCCGCTGGCGCGTTCGGGCGCGACATAGAGCAGGTCGAGATCGCCATTGCGCAGCCGGTCCTGCGTCTCGCGCCAGTCGGCGTCGACGCTGGTGAGGCTGGCGGCGCGGATGCCGACTGCCTGCGCGGCGCGAAGCTGGTCGTGCATCAGCGCGATCAAGGGGGACACGACGACGCAGCAGCCGTCGAGCGCGACGGCAGGAAGCTGGTAGCAGAGCGACTTGCCCGCGCCGGTCGGCATGATCGCGAGCGTCGGCTGGCCCGCCATGATGCGGCTGACCACCTGTTCCTGCACGCCCCTGAAGCCGGGAAAACCGAAAACGTCGTGGAGGAGGGTCGGGATGTCGGGACGCATGCGGGATGGCTCTAGCGGCTCAATCGGCAGAGGGCCAGCCCAAGGGTCTGAGTCTAGGGCTCCAGCAAACAGCCCCAGCCCTGGCGATAACGCGCCGTACGGGAGGCAAGCAGGGGAACCGCCGCGTTGACCGATTGCGATTCAGGCAAGTCCTTCAACGACACGGCCCACATGCCGGGTTCCTTGTCGCCCTTGCAGCTCTCCATCGAGCGGCCCTCGACATAGCGGCAGGAGCAGGTGACACGCGCGCCGAAGCCCGCGCCGACCTGGGCATGGGCGCGCAGGTCGCTCCAGTTCCACGCAAACAGCGCCAGCGGCAACAGGGCCACCGCCAAAGCCCCATAAATCCATTTCCGGCGACCGGACATACTCCCCTTTCCCGCGCTCCGTGCTAAGGCCGCGGCTTATGAGGCTTGAGCGGGAAAGCGTAAAGCGCCTTGGCGCGATTGGCGGCATGTTGGCCGCACTGGCGGTGGCCGGCCTGTGGACCGTGCGCGCCGCCGGGCCAGAGCCGGTCGTCCACATAGCAGGCGATTCGGATGTGGATGCGGCGGCGCTGGGTGCAGCCATCGATCCGCTGTTCGACGATTCGGTTGGCGAGACGCGGGCATTGGTCGTCATGCACGATGGGGAGATCGTGGCCGAGCGCTATGCGCCGGGCTATGGGCCGCAGACCCGGCTGCCGTCCTGGTCCACCGCCAAGAGCGTGACGGCGGTGCTGATCGGGCTGATGGTGTCCGACGGGCGGCTGGCGCTCGATTCGCCGGTGCCGGTGGCGGCCTGGGGCCAGCCGGGCGATCCAAGGGGACGAATCACCCTGCGGCAGTTGCTGGCCATGACCTCCGGCCTGGATCATGTCGAGGATGCGGAGCCGGTGGCGCAGGCCGATACGGTGCGGATGCTGTTCACCGACGGCGCGCAGGATATGGGCGCCTTTGCGGAGGCCAAGCCGCTCGCCCATGCGCCGGGGTCGGTCTTCTCCTATTCGACCGGCAGCACGATCATCCTCACCGACCTGATGGCGCGGATGCTGACCAACAGCGCCGACCCCGATGCGCGGCGGCGGGCGATGCAGATGTTCATCGACGGGCGGCTGAAGATTCCGGCGCGCCTCGACAGCCTGACCGTCGAATATGATGCGGCGGGCACGATGATCGGAGGCAGCTTCATGCATATGACGGCGCGGGATTATGCGCGCTTCGGGGAGCTGCTGCGCAACCATGGGCGCGGGGTGGTGGGGCACCAGATCGTGCCGGAAAAGTGGATCGACTTTATGCGCGCGCCATCGCCGCGCAATGCGGCTTATGGGGCGCATCTGTGGCTCAACCGGGATAGCGAGGAAAGCGCGCTGATGCCGGGGCGGGCGCCGCGGAGCCTGTTCGGCTGCGTGGGGCATGATGGGCAATATATTCTTGTGTCGCCTTCGCAGCGCCTGACCGTGGTGCGGCTGGGCATGTCGCCCGGCAAAGAGCAGCGCGATGCCCTGAAGGCGGGGCTGGCGAAGCTAGTCGGACTTTATTCGCGTTGAAGGTGGAGCTTCCGTCCGTCATCCCAGCTTTCGCTGGGATCTCGTGATTGCAGCCACGCTAAAGCAGGAAATTGCCCTCTATCACCGTCCGGCAAGCCCCGGTCAGGATCACCCGGTTGCCGGACAGGCGGCAGGTCAGGCGACCACCGCGCCTGGACGCCTGAAATGCGGTAAGCCCGCTCTTGTCGAGGCGCTTGACCCAATAAGGTGTGAGCAGGCAATGGGCCGAGCCGGTGACGGGATCCTCGTCTATGCCCGCGCCGGGCGCGAAGACCCGGCTGATGATGTCGCTGTCCTCGCTGGGCGCGGTGGCGATGAGGAGGATGTCTCCCGCCTGCTTGAGCGCAGCGAAATCGGGTTGCAGCGCCCGGATCGCAGCGGCGTCGCTATAGACGAAGATCGCATAGCCGCCCTCCCGCCAATGGGTTTCGAGGACATCGCCACCCATGGCCATGGCAAGGTCCGGCAACGGCTTGGGCTCGGTCGTCCAGGCGGGGAGCGAGAGCGCATAGCCGTCGCGGTCGCGCGATACGGTGAGCACCCCCGCATGAGTCGTGCGGAAACGCACGGCGGTGCGGCCGCCCATCAGCACATGGCCGCTCGCCAGCGTGGCGTGGCCGCAAAGCTTGACCTCCACGGCGGGGGTGAACCAGCGCAGCGCGTAATCTGCATCCGGATCATCAGGCGTGGGCATGGTGAAGGCGGTTTCGGAAAGATTGTTTTCCGCCGCGATCGCCTGAAGCGTGTCGTCGTCCAGCCATCGACCGAGCGGCATGACAGCAGCCGGATTGCCGGTGAAGGGGGCGCCGGCAAAAGCGTCGACCTGGATGAAAGGCAGGCTGGTCACGGGCGATCCTTTGGCATTTTCCCGTCATCATGCCGTTGCGATCGGCGCCGGGACAGGGCCGATCGGGCGGAACTGGTCTTGAGTGCCGTGCATGCGCAGACCCATCCGCCCGCAATCGAAAAACGAAATGGGCCAGCCATGCAAGATGGCTGGCCCGTGTTCGCGGCTGAAGGGGACG
Proteins encoded:
- the crtY gene encoding lycopene beta-cyclase CrtY — protein: MATMTDCDLAIVGGGLAGSLTALAFAARHPDVSLLLLESGDTLGGNHIWSFFDSDVDAGDRWLVEPLIAHRWPEGYEVRFPGHSRRLAMPYNSITSARLDAHVREVLGDAVLTGAQAAELTPTTVALSDGSIICAKAVLDARGGGDLSVLRCGWQKFVGQTLRLHAPHGLACPVIMDATVEQLDGYRFVYLLPWDEQTLFVEDTYYSDTPDVDGPALDARIAAYAQAQGWQVEAVIHSENGVLPVVHGGDFDRFWPEADPVARLGVKAAMFQPMTGYSLPDAVRFALRLADEWPMEGRLLAHVTREWAAIHWRQGRYYRLLGRMLFGAARPGQRWRIFERFYRLGPSLIGRFYAGRSTLGDRIRILCGRPPVPIRDAMRALLNPPA
- a CDS encoding metal/formaldehyde-sensitive transcriptional repressor; its protein translation is MHIIADRDKLLARVRRIAGQIGAVERQLSGDAGCSETLQLVASVRGAVGSLMEELIEQHMREHVARPGISDETRQAAAEEMLALIRRYGK
- a CDS encoding TIGR01244 family sulfur transferase: MFRQLTPNLYVAPQISVDQVAEAKALGVTMIVNNRPDDEEPGQTNGAEIEAAAKAAGIAYAAVPVAHGGFAPWQLDGMAAALEQAGEGKVLAYCRSGTRSTLLWALTRAQAGDHPAALTEQAASAGYDVAPVRQIMDALAAG
- a CDS encoding phytoene/squalene synthase family protein, which encodes MPPLTSLPDRSTLVAQARESIARGSKSFALASKLFDRQTRERAWLLYAWCRKCDDIADGQDHGGTMRGVADGQARLSTIRVLTSTALRGDPTGDPAFDGFGLVMRECAIPERYAHDLIEGFALDAREWRPRSEADMLRYCYHVAGTVGCMMAILMGVDPGDEATLDRACDLGLAFQLANIARDISEDEAGDRCYLPEEWLVEMDIPPGEHMKPWVRPRLAILARRLADMAAAYEESARHGTGALPPRSAWAVLAAAGIYGDIARQVARRGEHAWDHRVTTPKSDKLGWVLRAGLQVPGRAHRWPAATLRSATLWTRPRS
- the dmeF gene encoding CDF family Co(II)/Ni(II) efflux transporter DmeF; the encoded protein is MSMHDDHRHGGHHHHEGHDHAHDVPVANMEDGEESHYFDHIYLAHGHDENARKTMWVVWLTAATMVVEIVFGWLTGSMALLADGFHMATHAGALAVAAAAYGYARRHARNPRYTFGTGKVGDLSGFASALILAFTALFIAVESTMRFFEPVKVAFGEATLVAVIGLIINLISAFLLGHDHSHDHGHSHDHDHKPGHADNNLRAAYVHVLTDALTSVLAIVALLAGRYMGWWWLDPAVGLLGAVVIARWAWGLMQDTAAILLDTAEPALMARIKRLAEAEGATIHDLHVWRIGPHAHAAIISLAPGADVAAVRRQVHALPRMEHVTVECG
- a CDS encoding NAD(P)/FAD-dependent oxidoreductase gives rise to the protein MPATPETYDAIVLGAGGAGLMCAAMAGQRGKRVLVIDHADQPGKKILISGGGRCNFTNIHTAPDRYLSANPHFAKSALGRYTAQDFLTLVERHGIAWHEKTLGQLFCDQSARQIVAMLLAECEAGGVAIRLDQAISSVTHADGRYSVTHGDSTATAPALVIATGGPSIPKIGATAFAYDLARQFGLKVVEPRPALVPLTLGGEDLLFRSLSGVSTEVIARHGKTAFREAALLTHRGLSGPAILQISSYWRHGEAITLDFLPDRPQGWLTEVKRSKPRATVTQSLRGHLPDRLADALAERLALPGDLGNIPDRKLQDAERRLSAWSFTPNGTEGFAKAEVTIGGISTAGLSSQTMEARHLPGLYAIGEAVDVTGWLGGYNFQWAWASGWVAGQFI
- a CDS encoding TIGR00730 family Rossman fold protein yields the protein MKRLAVYCGSANPADPIYVEAARHVGRVLARRGIGVVYGGGRLGLMGAVADAALEAGGEVIGVIPEALVGAEVAHRGCTELHVVQTMHQRKQLFTDLSDGFVTLPGGVGTMDELWEAISWAQLGYHQKPVGLLNVAGFYDQLIAFNQHMVGAGFIRAQHAHILIHADAIEALLDKMGAYQPHETIFAMKAGRL
- a CDS encoding phytoene desaturase, which gives rise to MNRKAIVIGAGFGGLALAIRLQSAGIDTTLVEARDRPGGRAYMWEKDGFVFDAGPTVITDPDCLGELWRLSGHDMAEDVSLVPVSPFYRLNWRDGTNFDYSNDETALRAQIAKLNPEDIAGYESFLDYADGVYEEGYRKLGSVAFLDFASMVRAAPALMKHQAWRSVYSVVSSHVKNEKLRQALSFHTLLVGGNPMQTSSIYALIHKLEKDGGVWFARGGTNRLVQGMATHFERLGGTLRLADPVVQIETYGDRAVAVRTVSGWRGEADAVASNADLMHSYRDLIGHHPRGQKQAEKLARKRWSPSLFVLHFGIKGSWPGIPHHMILFGPRYEGLLTDIYDYGVLPQDFSLYLHHPTVTDPSMAPEGHSTFYALAPVPHLGKLPIDWERFAPVYAERILDEIQHRLIPDIRSRIVTQFHYAPPDFRHDLSAHLGSAFSLEPLLTQSAWFRAHNRDDVIPNLYLVGAGTHPGAGIPGVVGSAKATAALMLEDLAQ